The genomic region CTATTGATTTGTTTATTTCAAAGAATTAGTTATTTACTGTGATAATGCTGTTACTGCCTTTCTCTATTCTTTATATACATGTGAAATAAATCTGGGCCAAGTATCTCTACAAATAAAAACAAGCAAATGTTTTGATATGTTTACAGAAAAATATTAGTGGAAAATGTTACCACGAAATTTGTAATTTTTAGACTGCGTTGCATATCACATAAGAGATTGGCCTTATAATAGGTGCAACATTTCCATCGTGCAGATCCATGCTTGATTTCACAATTTTCTTTTGTATACTGTATATGTAGTTTTCGATTGGTTTTCACTTATTaggatattatttatatatttactgtAAATAAATGTCAGATGGGTATGGCACTCATTGTGTTATTTATGACTGATGCTATAGAATCCAAAAACCGCATATGATCAAAGTAATTCGAAAAAGCTACCCGGATTAAAATATTTCTATTCATTGCAAACACATCATCAAAACTAACAACCTGTAGCAATGTTAACCTAATAGCACCAAATTAACTAAAGCATTTCAGTTTACTTCTAATTATCATTATAACCGAAAACCACCAGGAACCAAAATAAACTGAAAATGACACTTGCCAGGTATTTTAGTGATCATTGTTATATTTATACCCTAAAAACAATCGAATTCAAACCCAACCTCATATGTTAAGCTTATTGGCTAATGATATTCTCAATAAGCTAACAAGAGATGACTTATACTACCTTAAGCCATTTCCAATAAGCTACCAAAAGTTGACAAAAGATATTTTTCTGGTCAGCCTCTACCTCGACCCAATCAGACCCTCAAGCAAAAgttaccaattttgacccatcACCCAACCTGGCCCATCTGTTGCTTATACTTTACACTTGCATGTTCTTGTACAGTATGGGATACATAACAAGCAAAATTATAACTGATCGTAAATTTCATCATTTTGATTCACACCTATAATCGTTTGTCCATACCGTGTTCATTTCATGATTCATGAGCAACTACTTTGATTATATATGTTAAATTTTGTATCATCTTTCAGGAGTGGATAAGGGTTCCAAGGATCCACAAAGGGAAAAAGTGGGAAAAGTTACAATCGAGCAGTTACGTGTAATTGCAACAGAAAAATTGCCTGATTTGAACTGCACGACTATCGAATCAGCAATGAGAATCATTGCAGGAACTGCTGCTAATATGGGCATTGATGTTGATCCTCCAGTTCTGGAAAAGAAAGTCAAGCAACTCCTTTAAATTGTATTACTTTCTTTGATGCCTTGGCTTGGCATTAAGGTTGGGTTTTTGTAAAGTATTAGCATGCCAAATTTCATGTATCACTCTTCTTTAGTACTAAAGTTGCATTTTTTAATCGATGATGAGATCAAAAACTCAAATTTGTATGACCATGTTGAATTTTCCTGATCGTGAGTTGAGTTATTCCGTCGTTTTGTTTATAATAAGCTAATAAGCTATGATCGATTATAAATCATCTATAATAATGTTAACGCACGTGAAGGTGTACAACTTGGTCGCTAACTCAAATCTCTACGGGCCTGTTTACTTAGGACTTAATTGGATTAATTCTTTGAAGAAATTATTCGGTCAGAAAAAGTAGGCGTTTACTTGGAACCTTTTGATTAATTCAAACTGTCTGGTGGGTTGTATGGCTCATGTGAAAAACCCATGTCCTCTGGATATAGCATCTCATTTCCATCTTTACCCTCATCTTTCCTTTTCTTTCTTTTTCATCTTAAATCCAATACCCTCACCTTCTTTCATCTTACAACTTTTCGATCCAATATTTTGCTGCACCTTTTTCATTTTAATCCATATACTCATCTATATGTCCAGTTTTATTAACGAGGTGAAAAATTTACACCAACAATAACGCAAATCTAGGAAAACGCATCGGCTTGGTATTAACACCGCCACTACTACCTCTTGCTGCTCCGATAACGTTCAAAATCAATCGTCGACAAACGAAGATCTCCGATTGAGAGATTGATGaatatgataatgatgattttatttatttgtattatttgCGTATGGACTTCCGAAAACACAGATCTATTTGTTTGGAAAGTCGTTGATTTTTAATTTCATTTTCTTTGTTGTACGTGGTTTAtttttcttatatttatatttattttgttcatTTGATTCTTTAGTATTATAAGTAGATGTAATATTAGTAAATAACTTTGGAGATCATTATCACTGTTTTGTCAAAGAGGTTGTTTATACAGATCTTCAATTGAAAAATTGATGAGAAAAGGCTAAAGTTGTCATTCTCATCATTAAGATATTTTATTGAGTAATAAAAGTAAACATcatcttatatttattatattatctcATGTTGACATCTATATCCATATACTCATCTATATGGATAACTTGACTTAATAGAAAAAAAGGTAAACAGGCCCTACGACTTGTTTAGCTAAAATAAGCTATTGCGGTACCAGCCCCTGTGGCCTACGACTTACTTGTTTAGCTACGACTTACTAAAATCTCTACGCCTTACTTGTTTAGCTAAAATAAGCTATTGCGGTACCAGCCCCTGTGGCCTATTGGTACACCCAATACCTTGTGTATTGGATGAGGTGAGAGGTCTTAAGTTCGAGTTCCTCTCTTAAAAATATCTTGAGTATCTACCCGAATATAGATTGTCCCGAGGAGGTTTTACCGACCCATATTTCAGGAATTTGGCTCGCTCCGCCGGCCCTTCGGATGGTTTAAGGATCGAGTCTCTGTAATACGGTTTAGGTTTCTACCCGAAAGTGTGTGGAAAATGATCGGTGAGTGGTTTTTATTCCCGTTTGTGGTTCTAACTACTTGTCTTTAAAATAATAAGCTACTACGATTTTGAGAGTTTAAAAAAAGTCGACTCGATAAAATATATTCCTTCACTCTCAATTTAATAGTCCATGTTTCACTTTTTAACTTTTTCTATAACCACTTTGACTTAatatatttttgtttgtgttatgtTATGCattatttgatgaaatttatatggaGGGAGTAGCATATTAGtgtttattatttttgtatcgaatATAACGAATTTAAATTAGTtctagataatgataatgattagttATTATTTTGTAGCAGTTTGGTTGTACAATTATTTTATGTGCATTAACAATGGCTTGAAGAACCGTCCTTAGAAAAAATTCaagtaaaaaagaaagaaaaaaaaaagaaaaaattcaaGTAGGATATTGATATTTTATAGTATCATTTAAAATTCATTACAATTTTGCATTATTTAATTGTATAATAATTCAACTTACTAAAGGACACTTGTGTTATAATtgaaaaaattgtgaaaatatcaAAAACTATGATAATTAATATTGAATTTTTTTTCATGACGATTCTAAAGgttataaataaagtgcataaactTTTCTATAAATCCATAACCGTCAATTTAAATCAAGTAACTACATGCAAAACTTTTATACAGTATTTAATTTTAATTAACGTTATGTTTGAAAACTGAAAATCCATTTATAAAAGATGATATATTTTTTCCATACCCAACCATTGATACCTGGCCACAAAATAATacccattattattaccattatctctCGTATTGATTCCCATACACTAATCCCCACAACAAACCACACAAGATTAATCTAAAGCAAGGGCAAAACGGTAAAAATAGCTCACACAAAATATGACCGTTGTGAGTGAGTCATCCCCACTCCTTATATACCGAACGGTTTCTCAAACCATTTTAAATTACTGTAAAACTCATTCCAAGCAAATCGTATTCAAAGCACAAAATCCTCATCCAAAATCAATCGATAATATCACATTTGTTTGTAAGTCATCTTAACCCTAACTTTATCTGTTAGTATTTGAATTGCATAAATCGATAGATTCATTTTTTGTAAGCAATCTTTTTTTGTGAAACCCTAACTTTACAGTTCGTATCTGAATTTACTGAAATCGTTGTTTGAATTTCGGTTTTCTGTTTAgatattttaatatttaattaaaatattgGTTTGCGGTGTATGATTATGCTTTAGTGGTGAATAATTGGTGCAGTTTTATTCAGGCGAGAAACCCTAGATTCGTTAGGGTTTTCAAATTGTAAAAAATTGCGATTGCTGTGTGTCCTGTAATTGAAGAAATTGAATCTGGATCTTGTAATTAGTAGTTTGTTTGTTGATTAACCCCTAATTTATCTACAATTTTGCTTGTAATTAGTAAACCaatttcttgattttttttttctttttcattgtGAAGACTGCAGAGAAGTTATACAAATTGCGAAATATGGCGTTGCACTCTAATCGTTTGACTCAAGACCAGAACTTCAGTGTTCACTTTGATGGTATGTTTTGGGTTTTACCTCTTTCTGATCTTAATTTCTTGATGTaatttatttgtattatatgttGTGGACTTATTGCTGTTTGTTATATAGGAATCAAGATGAATGGATCAACTGTTCAGAAGAAAAAAACTGGTCTTGGAGGAAGGAAAGCACTTAACGACATTTCGAACTCTGGGAAGCCATCTGCTCTTCAGCCATCAAGAAAACACAACACAAATAATGTGATTCCAATTGGGGAAGATCTTAGTGTCACCAAAAAGATGAATGTTTCTCTTGGGGGAAAAGCAAAAGTTAGTGGGAGGAAAGCACTTGGTGATCTTACCAACTCTGTGAAACAACCGTTTAATCAGCAGCAGAGTTTAAAGAAAAAGAGCCTGGTAAAACAGGCAATACCTATTGTTGAAGATGAAAACGTTCCTTACTCCATTGCAGATGAAGGGTTCCTTCACAATCATGAAAAGTGTATTAAATCACAGAACAAATCAATGGATATGGATGAGTTCTTGAAAATCATCGGGTTAGATGAAGGTATACTTTTTAATTTAAATCCATGATATTTTACTATGCATTTGATGTTTAATTGGATTGGATTGGATTGCATGTAACTTACCTAGTGTTATTGTTTAATCACAGATGCTTGTTTCC from Rutidosis leptorrhynchoides isolate AG116_Rl617_1_P2 chromosome 9, CSIRO_AGI_Rlap_v1, whole genome shotgun sequence harbors:
- the LOC139865589 gene encoding uncharacterized protein — protein: MNGSTVQKKKTGLGGRKALNDISNSGKPSALQPSRKHNTNNVIPIGEDLSVTKKMNVSLGGKAKVSGRKALGDLTNSVKQPFNQQQSLKKKSLVKQAIPIVEDENVPYSIADEGFLHNHEKCIKSQNKSMDMDEFLKIIGLDEDACFQSATAAAHNLPPKKSEDDDVMMLFDIEEICEPVIEDWPGGGHCSPVCGSPISPRVSYMSMKDYDNFPSFTLSESPKRSM